The genomic DNA GAACGTGGCGTTCAGCCCGGACGGGCGGATACTGGCCACGGGCGGCCACGACGGGACCGCGCCGCTGTGGGACGTGGCGACGCGGCGCCGCCGCTGTCCATCCAGGACTGGGAGCGCTACGCGCCCGGCGAGCCCTACCGGCCCGCCTGCGCACCCTGAAACGGCCGCCCTCGTCCGTCCCACGGAGATCCGGGGGAGCGGACGGTAAGGAGACGGTAAGGGGCGACCGGCAGGCTTGTGGTCATCGGGAAACACACAGATCAAAGGAGCAGGACGATGCGCAAGCTCATCGAGTCGACATTCGTGTCATTGGACGGCGTCATCGACGACACCCGCCCGTCCACGGCGCCCCGGGCGGAGCCGCACCGCTGGGGCCAGCCGTACTGGGACGAGGACCACGCCGCCTACGCCGGGAAGCTGATGAGCTCGGCCGGCGCCATGCTGTTGGGGCGGGTGACGTACGAGGGGTTCGCGCAGTCCTGGTCGGAGCGGACCGGACCTGACGCCGACCGCATGAACAGCCTCCCCAAGTACGTCGCGTCGCGGACCCTGACCGAGGCCACCTGGAACGCCACCATCCTGCGGGGTGACGTGGCCGAGGAGGTCGCGAAGTTGAAGGAGCAGCCGGGCCCGGACATCCTGAAGTGGGGCACCGGAGAGCTGGACCGCACCCTGGTGGAACACGGCCTGGTCGACGAGTTCCACTTCTGGTACTTCCCGGTCATCGTCGGGGCGGGCAAGCACCTGTTCGAGGGCGCCGGGTTCGACACCACCCACCTGAAGCTGGCCGACGTCGAACGCTTCGGCTCCGGGATCGTCGTCCACGTCTACGTGCCCAAGTAGGCCGCGAGCGCGTCAGCCGGGGTCACCGTCCACCAGGGACCGAGCCTGCTCGGGCGTCAGCTCGGCGCCCCGCGCCAACAGCGCGGCACAGCCGGGAGCGGCGCCCTCCACGGCGGCCGTGATCCGCTCCAGCTCGGCGCGGTCCGAAGCGGACAGTGCCTGACCGGCCCGGCGCCGGGCGCCGGCGGCCGCGCCGAGCAGTTCGGCGGCCAGCGCGGGCCGCCCGCCCCGCACCAGCGCGTCGGCCATGCCCGCCAGCGCCCAGGCCACGCCGGGCGGCGAGCCCAGCTCCCGGGACACGTCGAAACCCTCCCGGTGCCGGGCCAGCGCCGTGGCCGGGTCGCCCCGCTGCCCGGCCAGCAGTCCGAGCTCGACCAGGATCATCGGCAGGTACGGCGGGTGGCCGCCGCCGCTCTGCTGCTCGCGGGCCGACGCCAGCAGCCACCGCAGGTGCTCCTCGGCCGCCTCCGACCGGCCGGACCGGCGGGCCGCGAACGCCAGGCTGATGGCCGCGAACACCTCCCCGACACGCTGTCCCTGCTCGGCGGACAGCCGCCGGGCCCGCTCGGCGTGCTCCATCGCGCTCGCGTAGTCGCCGTCCTGCACGCAGATCCACGCCAGCCAGGCCAGTCGGCCGGCCACGTCGGGCCACAGTCCCAGGTCCTCGGCGATCCGCAGCCCGTCCTTGCTGAGCCTGGCCGCCTCCGCCTGGTCGCCGGTCAGGTCGGCGAGGGCGATCAGCCAGTCGGTGGCCTGGAGCACGCC from Nonomuraea muscovyensis includes the following:
- a CDS encoding dihydrofolate reductase family protein; translation: MRKLIESTFVSLDGVIDDTRPSTAPRAEPHRWGQPYWDEDHAAYAGKLMSSAGAMLLGRVTYEGFAQSWSERTGPDADRMNSLPKYVASRTLTEATWNATILRGDVAEEVAKLKEQPGPDILKWGTGELDRTLVEHGLVDEFHFWYFPVIVGAGKHLFEGAGFDTTHLKLADVERFGSGIVVHVYVPK